One genomic window of Caldivirga maquilingensis IC-167 includes the following:
- the acnA gene encoding aconitate hydratase AcnA → MSISVKDLGIIKEQWSSPVGKLSIWNIGRFEEIGFKVSKLPISIRILLESVVRNYDGRVVKLEDIESLLKWDPKAQYPKEIPFIPARLILQDFTGVPLVADLAAMRDAVAKLGKDPKVINPLVPVDLVIDHSVQVDYFGVSDALRLNMELEFERNRERYVFLKWAQSTFSNFKVVPPGKGIIHQVNIEYLAKVVFVNQNNASAYPDTVLGTDSHTTMVSGIGVLGWGVGGIEAEAVMLGQPHYITIPQVVGVKLVGEPREGVTATDIVLNITEFLRKRNVVGKIVEYYGPGIKALPAWDRVTVSNMAPEYGATTGLFPVDELTLSYLRLTGRDEAHVKLVEDYLKHVGLFYTDDYEPVFSESYQFDLSEVEPVIAGPRNPDEKIPLKAAKATVSKLINEYANSRGGKRSSIVDLGDLKANLTDGAVAIAAITSCTNTSNPTVLIGAGLMAKKAVEKGLRTKPWVKTSLAPGSRVVTDYLTAAGLMPYLEALGFHVTGYGCTVCIGNTGPLPEPVAKAIRENDVYTVAVLSGNRNYEGRIHPLVKAAYLASPMLVVAYALAGRIDVDFDNEPLGYDPNGKPVYLRDIWPSISEVNSIIRSTVVPELFKRKYADVYKGDELWEGLKAPSGLLYQWDPSSTYIRRPPFFDNITPEPPPLKDIKGARILLLLGDKITTDHISPAGSIPLDSPAAKYLIERGVKPEEFNTYGARRGNHEVMVRGGFSNIKLKNFMVNKDGGYTIHWPDGKVMTVYEAAVQYQSEGVPLVIFAGKQYGSGSSRDWAAKATLLLGVKAVIAESFERIHRSNLVDMGVLPIQLPEGVSWRSLGLTGNEVVDVIGIEEGLEPRKRLKIRVTKPNGEVKEVEAIARLDNEVEVEYYKHGGILPYMLRRIALSDGR, encoded by the coding sequence ATGAGCATTAGCGTTAAGGACCTTGGGATCATTAAGGAGCAGTGGAGTTCACCAGTGGGTAAGTTAAGTATTTGGAACATAGGTAGGTTTGAGGAAATCGGGTTCAAGGTCTCTAAATTACCTATAAGCATTAGAATACTCCTAGAGAGTGTGGTTAGGAATTATGATGGTAGGGTTGTTAAGCTGGAGGATATTGAATCCTTACTTAAGTGGGATCCAAAGGCTCAGTACCCTAAGGAAATACCCTTCATACCCGCTAGGTTGATACTACAGGACTTCACCGGTGTCCCACTTGTAGCCGACTTAGCAGCCATGAGGGATGCAGTGGCTAAGTTAGGTAAGGATCCCAAGGTAATCAATCCCCTTGTCCCAGTGGACCTGGTTATTGACCACTCTGTTCAAGTGGATTACTTCGGTGTGTCGGATGCATTAAGGTTAAACATGGAGCTTGAGTTTGAGAGGAATAGGGAGAGGTACGTTTTCCTTAAGTGGGCTCAATCAACATTCAGTAACTTCAAGGTAGTACCCCCTGGTAAAGGTATAATACACCAGGTTAACATAGAGTACTTAGCCAAGGTGGTTTTCGTTAATCAAAACAATGCCTCAGCTTACCCAGATACTGTGCTAGGCACGGATAGTCACACAACCATGGTTAGCGGCATCGGTGTATTGGGTTGGGGTGTGGGTGGTATTGAGGCTGAGGCGGTTATGCTTGGTCAACCACACTACATAACGATACCACAGGTTGTTGGGGTTAAACTGGTGGGTGAACCAAGGGAGGGGGTTACTGCAACTGATATAGTTCTTAATATTACTGAATTCCTAAGGAAGAGGAATGTGGTTGGTAAGATAGTTGAGTACTATGGCCCAGGTATTAAGGCTCTCCCCGCCTGGGATAGAGTTACAGTATCCAATATGGCTCCTGAATACGGTGCAACAACAGGCTTGTTCCCGGTGGATGAATTAACGTTAAGCTACTTAAGGTTAACTGGTAGGGATGAGGCTCACGTTAAGCTTGTTGAGGATTACCTTAAGCATGTTGGCTTATTCTACACTGATGATTATGAACCAGTCTTCAGCGAGAGCTATCAGTTTGATTTAAGTGAAGTGGAGCCGGTGATAGCTGGTCCAAGGAATCCTGATGAGAAGATACCCCTCAAGGCAGCTAAGGCAACTGTATCTAAGCTGATTAATGAATACGCCAACAGTAGGGGTGGTAAGAGGAGTAGCATCGTGGATTTAGGGGATTTGAAAGCCAACTTAACGGATGGGGCTGTTGCCATTGCTGCAATAACAAGCTGCACAAACACCAGTAATCCAACGGTACTAATTGGCGCTGGCTTAATGGCTAAGAAGGCTGTGGAGAAGGGACTGAGGACTAAGCCATGGGTTAAGACAAGCCTAGCCCCAGGTTCAAGGGTTGTGACTGATTACTTAACCGCAGCCGGGTTAATGCCCTACCTGGAGGCCTTAGGCTTCCACGTAACCGGGTATGGGTGCACAGTATGCATAGGTAATACAGGTCCCCTACCTGAACCCGTGGCTAAGGCGATTAGGGAGAATGATGTATACACTGTGGCTGTGCTGAGCGGTAATAGGAATTATGAAGGTAGAATACACCCATTGGTTAAGGCAGCTTACTTAGCCTCACCAATGCTTGTGGTTGCGTACGCATTGGCGGGTAGGATTGATGTGGATTTCGATAATGAACCACTGGGCTACGACCCAAATGGTAAGCCTGTTTACCTGAGGGATATTTGGCCAAGTATTAGTGAAGTTAATTCAATAATAAGAAGCACCGTGGTTCCTGAATTATTTAAGAGGAAGTACGCTGATGTATATAAGGGTGATGAATTATGGGAGGGCTTAAAGGCCCCCAGTGGTTTACTTTACCAATGGGACCCCTCGTCAACATACATAAGGAGACCACCCTTCTTCGATAACATTACCCCAGAACCACCGCCGCTTAAGGACATTAAGGGTGCTAGGATACTGCTGTTGCTTGGGGATAAGATAACCACTGACCATATTTCACCAGCCGGTTCAATACCGTTAGATAGCCCAGCGGCCAAGTACCTAATAGAGAGGGGCGTGAAGCCTGAGGAATTCAACACGTATGGGGCTAGGAGGGGTAATCATGAAGTTATGGTTAGGGGTGGGTTCAGTAATATTAAGCTTAAGAACTTCATGGTGAATAAGGATGGTGGATACACTATTCATTGGCCTGACGGTAAAGTCATGACCGTCTACGAGGCTGCAGTCCAATACCAAAGTGAGGGTGTACCCTTAGTGATATTTGCCGGTAAGCAGTATGGTTCAGGCAGTAGTAGGGATTGGGCGGCTAAGGCAACACTACTCCTAGGTGTTAAGGCTGTTATTGCTGAGAGCTTTGAGAGGATTCATAGGAGCAACCTAGTGGATATGGGTGTGTTACCCATACAATTACCTGAGGGGGTAAGTTGGAGGAGCCTTGGGTTAACGGGTAATGAGGTAGTTGATGTAATTGGTATTGAGGAGGGTCTTGAACCAAGGAAGAGACTTAAGATCAGGGTTACGAAACCTAATGGTGAGGTTAAGGAGGTTGAGGCCATTGCCAGGTTGGATAATGAAGTTGAGGTTGAGTACTATAAGCATGGGGGAATACTACCCTATATGCTTAGGAGGATCGCATTAAGTGATGGACGTTAA
- a CDS encoding ATP-grasp domain-containing protein: protein MDIGIIRPYEVEFNQPDIEDLEQAIRELGHRVKRVYVNMASVRLSKGSVSVYQAIGRGVREPVLIDGGVLRHLGLIRDFEQLLHRVWVVRAIEIMGVYVVNSAMNWLVASDKLAALMILAKNGLPVPETESSENMFMAYDAVKRFNEAVVKELRGSMGYGVFKVNDPDVAMNIFSHLLNFSKPMYVQKFLEKKGNGDYRVVVVGGQVIGSIFRRGIGWKSNVAQGAKPEAVKPSAELSELALKTCEVLGLGYAGVDIAETNDGYFILEVNPSMSWQGFKEATGINPARHIINHVINNIKR, encoded by the coding sequence ATGGATATAGGCATAATTAGGCCGTATGAGGTTGAGTTTAATCAACCTGACATTGAGGACCTTGAACAGGCCATTAGGGAGCTTGGTCATAGGGTTAAGAGGGTTTACGTTAATATGGCCAGTGTTAGGTTAAGTAAAGGTAGTGTGAGTGTTTACCAGGCTATTGGGAGGGGTGTTAGGGAGCCTGTCTTAATTGATGGTGGTGTGCTTAGGCATCTTGGGTTAATTAGGGACTTTGAGCAGTTGCTTCACAGGGTTTGGGTTGTGAGGGCTATTGAAATCATGGGTGTTTACGTGGTTAATAGCGCTATGAATTGGCTAGTGGCCAGTGATAAGTTAGCCGCATTAATGATATTGGCTAAGAATGGCCTACCAGTACCTGAAACTGAGTCAAGTGAGAACATGTTTATGGCATACGACGCAGTGAAGAGGTTTAATGAGGCTGTTGTTAAGGAGTTAAGGGGTTCAATGGGTTATGGGGTGTTTAAGGTTAATGACCCTGATGTGGCAATGAACATATTCAGCCACCTACTTAACTTCAGTAAGCCAATGTATGTTCAAAAATTCCTGGAGAAGAAGGGGAATGGGGACTACAGGGTGGTTGTTGTGGGTGGTCAGGTAATTGGGTCAATATTCAGGAGGGGTATTGGTTGGAAGAGTAATGTTGCCCAAGGCGCGAAGCCTGAGGCCGTTAAGCCAAGTGCTGAATTATCTGAATTAGCCTTGAAAACCTGTGAGGTTTTAGGCCTTGGTTACGCTGGAGTTGATATTGCTGAAACTAATGATGGATACTTCATACTTGAGGTTAACCCATCAATGTCATGGCAGGGCTTTAAGGAGGCCACAGGCATAAATCCGGCGAGGCATATAATTAATCACGTTATTAATAATATTAAGAGGTGA
- the pyrH gene encoding UMP kinase: MGIVIKLTGRVFNSEELINKYADIIAEEANRGIVVVAGGGDTARRYIEIVRKLTGREAAADMLGIWASRLNAMLMMYTLLAKGVNVYLSIPETLQELGEAYSSSKVIVMGGLQPGQSTTMVSVLAAEYLGIGTVVNCSNIDALYTDDPSKNPNAVRIEKARLSEVEGILSREGVRSFAGTYELIDEWALQIMRRSGISMIILDGKDPGKLIKYLKYGTIDGTLITP, translated from the coding sequence ATGGGAATAGTGATTAAACTAACGGGTAGAGTATTCAACAGTGAGGAGTTAATCAACAAGTATGCTGACATAATAGCAGAGGAGGCCAATAGGGGTATTGTGGTAGTGGCTGGGGGTGGGGATACGGCTAGGAGGTATATTGAAATAGTTAGGAAGCTAACTGGGCGTGAGGCTGCAGCTGACATGCTTGGAATATGGGCAAGTAGGTTAAACGCAATGCTAATGATGTATACCCTCCTAGCTAAGGGCGTTAACGTATACTTAAGCATACCTGAAACCCTCCAGGAGCTTGGTGAAGCATACTCTTCATCCAAGGTTATTGTAATGGGTGGGCTACAGCCTGGTCAATCAACAACAATGGTGTCTGTACTGGCTGCCGAGTACTTAGGAATAGGCACAGTGGTGAACTGCTCCAACATTGATGCGCTCTACACTGATGATCCATCTAAAAACCCTAACGCAGTAAGGATTGAGAAGGCTAGGTTAAGTGAGGTGGAGGGCATATTGAGTAGGGAGGGTGTTAGGTCATTTGCAGGAACCTATGAACTCATAGATGAGTGGGCGCTGCAGATAATGAGAAGGAGCGGTATATCAATGATTATATTGGATGGTAAGGATCCAGGGAAGTTAATTAAGTACTTAAAATACGGTACCATTGACGGGACATTAATAACACCTTGA
- a CDS encoding tRNA(Met) cytidine acetyltransferase TmcA, with protein MSEWVKSLEDFIRSGVKANHRRMVVLVGSSDDAVAESAVEVVKLFLDITGMGNGIYLYQPEYGDARNRLRVFTDSMGNIRFKPIPFKDTKLLLGQTLDYAVVDLFNDLKPNDIGRVGSVVRGGGIYVLLMPPVDKWLNSITKFQLKLITPPHKPEEIRQYLKSRFWRSLINGEGVSIYDTDESRFIKPPQPINVQEVSQTQLSIPSVKGKAIEVYKLAKTQDQVNVISMLEGMVNEKGKVNAVIIADRGRGKSAAVGLAVSLIGHRLRRRRGVARIVVTAESPDNAETLMEFAKRGFEELGYDVEVSRTGSNIVGLSTRGIYVDYYKPYPLMSLQRPIDLVVVDEAAMMPLPILYGIHNRFTRVIYSTTIHGYEGAGRGFSVRFLKYLRGRRGIRVLEYEMTEPIRYARDDPIERWLFKTFLLDAEPAHIDEDDLKLVNEGKVKYIAPSIEEFFFKDEEALRQFFGIYVQAHYRNEPDDLGMMMDAPHHIVRALTLENGKIVVSMELAEEGGLDDETINNMVLGFKPPGNIIPDRMVKYWKIPEFAKLRGWRIVRIATHPELQDKGLGSTALSMLENEAKVRGLDWVGVGFGVNAQLLRFWVKNGYLPIHISPERNPVSGEYSVLMIKPISDTAREAVYYANREFRIRLLSSLSGPYVGLEPDVALMLLTSSEPVAQSLELNLTSGQLNRLIAYAWGPMTYENTVDALIELFKAYFMRITRAGFRIPEIMEKGIIAKVFQSKTWSAAARELGVKPTVLMLGLRAVSRVLLVYFYGNGFNIPIYMIQPSKRQKQAY; from the coding sequence ATGTCTGAATGGGTTAAAAGCCTGGAGGACTTCATTAGGAGTGGTGTTAAGGCTAACCATAGGAGGATGGTGGTTCTAGTTGGGTCAAGTGATGATGCAGTGGCTGAATCAGCAGTGGAGGTTGTTAAACTATTCCTGGACATAACGGGAATGGGTAATGGAATTTACCTGTATCAACCTGAGTACGGTGATGCCAGAAATAGGTTAAGGGTTTTCACGGATAGTATGGGTAACATTAGGTTTAAGCCAATACCCTTCAAGGACACTAAACTACTCCTAGGCCAAACACTGGACTACGCTGTTGTTGATCTCTTCAATGACCTTAAGCCAAACGACATAGGTAGAGTTGGTAGTGTTGTGAGGGGTGGGGGTATTTACGTGCTCTTAATGCCCCCAGTGGATAAGTGGCTTAATTCAATAACTAAGTTTCAGCTTAAACTAATAACACCCCCTCATAAGCCGGAGGAGATTAGACAGTACCTTAAGTCTAGGTTCTGGAGAAGCCTAATTAATGGTGAAGGCGTTTCAATTTACGATACGGATGAATCCAGGTTCATTAAACCCCCTCAACCAATTAATGTACAGGAAGTAAGCCAGACCCAGTTAAGCATACCCAGTGTTAAGGGTAAGGCCATTGAAGTGTATAAGTTGGCTAAAACCCAGGATCAAGTTAACGTAATATCAATGCTTGAGGGTATGGTGAATGAGAAAGGTAAGGTTAATGCAGTCATAATAGCGGATAGGGGTAGGGGTAAGTCTGCGGCCGTGGGGCTTGCTGTATCATTAATTGGACATAGGCTAAGGAGGAGGCGTGGGGTTGCTAGGATAGTGGTCACGGCTGAAAGCCCTGACAACGCCGAGACGTTAATGGAGTTCGCCAAGAGGGGGTTTGAGGAATTAGGTTACGATGTTGAGGTTTCCAGGACTGGGAGTAATATTGTGGGTTTATCGACAAGGGGTATTTACGTGGATTACTATAAGCCTTACCCACTCATGTCGCTGCAGAGACCAATTGACCTAGTGGTGGTTGATGAAGCAGCAATGATGCCGTTACCCATACTCTACGGCATACATAATAGGTTCACTAGGGTAATTTACTCAACCACAATACACGGCTACGAGGGTGCTGGCAGAGGCTTCAGTGTTAGGTTCCTTAAGTACCTAAGGGGTAGAAGGGGTATTAGGGTTCTTGAGTATGAGATGACTGAGCCAATAAGGTACGCTAGGGATGACCCCATTGAGAGATGGCTGTTTAAGACATTCCTACTTGACGCTGAGCCGGCGCACATTGATGAAGATGACTTGAAGCTGGTTAATGAAGGTAAAGTTAAGTATATTGCCCCAAGTATTGAGGAATTCTTCTTTAAGGACGAGGAGGCGTTAAGGCAATTCTTCGGAATATACGTGCAGGCCCATTATAGGAATGAGCCCGACGACCTAGGTATGATGATGGATGCCCCCCACCACATTGTCAGGGCGTTAACGCTGGAGAACGGTAAGATTGTGGTTTCAATGGAGTTAGCCGAGGAGGGTGGCTTAGATGATGAGACTATTAATAATATGGTCCTAGGCTTTAAACCACCAGGCAACATAATACCTGATAGAATGGTTAAGTACTGGAAAATACCTGAATTCGCTAAGCTAAGGGGGTGGAGGATAGTTAGGATAGCCACCCACCCTGAGCTTCAGGACAAGGGGCTTGGCTCCACTGCATTAAGTATGCTTGAGAATGAGGCTAAGGTAAGGGGACTGGATTGGGTTGGCGTTGGCTTTGGGGTTAATGCCCAATTACTCAGGTTCTGGGTTAAGAACGGCTACTTACCAATACACATAAGCCCTGAGAGGAACCCGGTAAGTGGGGAGTATAGTGTACTTATGATTAAGCCAATAAGTGATACCGCTAGGGAAGCTGTTTACTACGCTAATAGGGAGTTTAGGATTAGGTTACTAAGTAGCCTAAGTGGGCCATATGTTGGGCTTGAACCCGACGTAGCCTTAATGCTACTAACCAGCAGTGAACCAGTGGCCCAGTCCCTTGAATTAAACCTAACCAGTGGCCAACTTAATAGGCTTATAGCCTACGCCTGGGGCCCCATGACCTATGAGAACACTGTTGATGCATTAATTGAGTTGTTTAAGGCATACTTCATGAGAATCACAAGAGCAGGCTTCAGGATACCTGAAATCATGGAGAAGGGAATTATAGCTAAGGTTTTTCAGTCAAAAACCTGGAGCGCAGCGGCTAGGGAACTTGGGGTTAAGCCAACAGTCCTCATGCTTGGCTTAAGGGCAGTATCAAGGGTATTGTTGGTTTACTTCTACGGTAACGGCTTCAACATACCCATTTACATGATTCAACCCTCCAAGAGGCAGAAGCAGGCTTACTGA